A stretch of the Macaca mulatta isolate MMU2019108-1 chromosome 16, T2T-MMU8v2.0, whole genome shotgun sequence genome encodes the following:
- the MRPS7 gene encoding small ribosomal subunit protein uS7m, which produces MAAPAVKVARGWSGLALGVRRAVLQLPGLTQVRWSRYSPEFKDPLIDKEYYRKPVEELTEEEKYDRELKKTQLIKAAPAGKTSSVFEDPVISKFTNMMMKGGNKVLARSLVTQTLEAVKRKQFEKYHSASAEEQATIERNPYTIFHQALKNCEPVIGLVPILKGGRFYQVPVPLPDQRRRFLAMKWMITECRENKHRRTLMPEKLSHELLEAFHNRGPVIKRKHEMHKMAEANRALAHYRWW; this is translated from the exons ATGGCTGCCCCCGCAGTGAAGGTTGCCCGAGGATGGTCGGGCCTGGCGTTGGGCGTGCGGCGGGCTGTCTTGCAGCTTCCAGG GTTAACTCAGGTGAGGTGGAGCCGCTATAGTCCTGAATTCAAGGATCCCTTGATTGACAAGGAATATTATCGTAAGCCTGTGGAGGAGCTAACTGAGGAGGAGAAGTATGATCGGGAGCTCAAGAAGACTCAGCTCATCAAAGCTGCTCCAGCAGGGAAAACAAGTTCTGTGTTTGAAGACCCAGTCATCAG TAAATTCACCAACATGATGATGAAAGGAGGAAACAAAGTACTGGCCAGATCCCTCGTGACTCAG ACTCTGGAAGCTGTGAAAAGGAAGCAGTTTGAGAAGTACCATTCCGCTTCTGCAGAGGAACAGGCAACCATCGAACGCAACCCCTACACCATCTTCCACCAAGCACTGAAAAACTGTGAGCCTGTGATTGGGCTGGTACCCATCCTCAAGGGAGGCCGTTTCTACCAG GTCCCTGTACCCCTACCCGACCAGCGCCGCCGCTTCCTAGCCATGAAGTGGATGATCACGGAGTGCCGGGAGAACAAGCACCGGCGGACACTGATGCCGGAGAAGCTGTCACACGAGCTGCTGGAGGCTTTCCATAACCGGGGCCCTGTGATCAAGAGGAAGCATGAAATGCACAAGATGGCAGAGGCCAACCGTGCCCTGGCCCACTACCGCTGGTGGTAG
- the MIF4GD gene encoding MIF4G domain-containing protein isoform X3: protein MGEPSREEYKIQSFDAETQQLLKTALKDPGAVDLEKVANVIVDHSLQDCVFSKEAGRMCYAIIQAESKQAGQSVFRRGLLNRLQQEYQAREQLRARSLQGWVCYVTFICNIFDYLRVNNMPMMALVNPVYDCLFRLAQPDSLSKEEEVDCLVLQLHRVGEQLEKMNGQRMDELFVLIRDGFLLPTGLSSLAQLLLLEIIEFRAAGWKTTPAAHKYYYSEVSD, encoded by the exons ATGGGAGAGCCCAGTAGAGAGGAGTATAAAATCCAGTCCTTTGATGCAGAGACCCAGCAGCTGCTGAAGACAGCACTCAAAG ATCCGGGTGCTGTGGACTTGGAGAAAGTGGCCAATGTCATTGTGGACCATTCTCTGCAGGACTGTGTGTTCAGCAAGGAAGCAGGACGCATGTGCTACGCCATCATTCAG GCAGAGAGTAAACAAGCAGGCCAGAGTGTCTTCCGGCGTGGACTCCTCAACCGGCTGCAGCAGGAGTACCAGGCTCGGGAGCAGCTGCGAGCACGCTCCCTGCAGGGCTGGGTCTGCTATGTCACCTTTATCTGCAACATCTTTGACTACCTGAGG GTGAACAACATGCCCATGATGGCCCTGGTGAACCCTGTCTATGACTGCCTCTTCCGGCTGGCCCAGCCAGACAGTTTGagcaaggaggaggag GTGGACTGTTTGGTGCTACAGCTGCACCGGGTCGGGGAGCAGCTGGAGAAAATGAATGGGCAGCGCATGGATGAGCTCTTTGTGCTGATCCGGGATGGCTTCCTGCTCCCAACTGGCCTCAGCTCCCTGGCCCAGCTGTTGCTGCTGGAGATCATTGAGTTCCGGGCGGCCGGCTGGAAGACGACGCCAGCTGCTCACAAGTATTATTACAGCGAAGTCTCTGACTAG
- the MIF4GD gene encoding MIF4G domain-containing protein isoform X1 — protein MGEPSREEYKIQSFDAETQQLLKTALKAPSLECTAACFETGGEYSVCQRSYSNCPRLMPSRCNTQDRNPGAVDLEKVANVIVDHSLQDCVFSKEAGRMCYAIIQAESKQAGQSVFRRGLLNRLQQEYQAREQLRARSLQGWVCYVTFICNIFDYLRVNNMPMMALVNPVYDCLFRLAQPDSLSKEEEVDCLVLQLHRVGEQLEKMNGQRMDELFVLIRDGFLLPTGLSSLAQLLLLEIIEFRAAGWKTTPAAHKYYYSEVSD, from the exons ATGGGAGAGCCCAGTAGAGAGGAGTATAAAATCCAGTCCTTTGATGCAGAGACCCAGCAGCTGCTGAAGACAGCACTCAAAG CCCCGTCTCTTGAATGCACAGCTGCGTGCTTTGAGACAGGTGGAGAATATTCCGTCTGCCAGAGGAGCTATAGTAATTGCCCTCGCCTGATGCCTTCCCGCTGTAACACGCAGGACAGAA ATCCGGGTGCTGTGGACTTGGAGAAAGTGGCCAATGTCATTGTGGACCATTCTCTGCAGGACTGTGTGTTCAGCAAGGAAGCAGGACGCATGTGCTACGCCATCATTCAG GCAGAGAGTAAACAAGCAGGCCAGAGTGTCTTCCGGCGTGGACTCCTCAACCGGCTGCAGCAGGAGTACCAGGCTCGGGAGCAGCTGCGAGCACGCTCCCTGCAGGGCTGGGTCTGCTATGTCACCTTTATCTGCAACATCTTTGACTACCTGAGG GTGAACAACATGCCCATGATGGCCCTGGTGAACCCTGTCTATGACTGCCTCTTCCGGCTGGCCCAGCCAGACAGTTTGagcaaggaggaggag GTGGACTGTTTGGTGCTACAGCTGCACCGGGTCGGGGAGCAGCTGGAGAAAATGAATGGGCAGCGCATGGATGAGCTCTTTGTGCTGATCCGGGATGGCTTCCTGCTCCCAACTGGCCTCAGCTCCCTGGCCCAGCTGTTGCTGCTGGAGATCATTGAGTTCCGGGCGGCCGGCTGGAAGACGACGCCAGCTGCTCACAAGTATTATTACAGCGAAGTCTCTGACTAG
- the MIF4GD gene encoding MIF4G domain-containing protein isoform X2, with protein MGEPSREEYKIQSFDAETQQLLKTALKAACFETGGEYSVCQRSYSNCPRLMPSRCNTQDRNPGAVDLEKVANVIVDHSLQDCVFSKEAGRMCYAIIQAESKQAGQSVFRRGLLNRLQQEYQAREQLRARSLQGWVCYVTFICNIFDYLRVNNMPMMALVNPVYDCLFRLAQPDSLSKEEEVDCLVLQLHRVGEQLEKMNGQRMDELFVLIRDGFLLPTGLSSLAQLLLLEIIEFRAAGWKTTPAAHKYYYSEVSD; from the exons ATGGGAGAGCCCAGTAGAGAGGAGTATAAAATCCAGTCCTTTGATGCAGAGACCCAGCAGCTGCTGAAGACAGCACTCAAAG CTGCGTGCTTTGAGACAGGTGGAGAATATTCCGTCTGCCAGAGGAGCTATAGTAATTGCCCTCGCCTGATGCCTTCCCGCTGTAACACGCAGGACAGAA ATCCGGGTGCTGTGGACTTGGAGAAAGTGGCCAATGTCATTGTGGACCATTCTCTGCAGGACTGTGTGTTCAGCAAGGAAGCAGGACGCATGTGCTACGCCATCATTCAG GCAGAGAGTAAACAAGCAGGCCAGAGTGTCTTCCGGCGTGGACTCCTCAACCGGCTGCAGCAGGAGTACCAGGCTCGGGAGCAGCTGCGAGCACGCTCCCTGCAGGGCTGGGTCTGCTATGTCACCTTTATCTGCAACATCTTTGACTACCTGAGG GTGAACAACATGCCCATGATGGCCCTGGTGAACCCTGTCTATGACTGCCTCTTCCGGCTGGCCCAGCCAGACAGTTTGagcaaggaggaggag GTGGACTGTTTGGTGCTACAGCTGCACCGGGTCGGGGAGCAGCTGGAGAAAATGAATGGGCAGCGCATGGATGAGCTCTTTGTGCTGATCCGGGATGGCTTCCTGCTCCCAACTGGCCTCAGCTCCCTGGCCCAGCTGTTGCTGCTGGAGATCATTGAGTTCCGGGCGGCCGGCTGGAAGACGACGCCAGCTGCTCACAAGTATTATTACAGCGAAGTCTCTGACTAG
- the MIF4GD gene encoding MIF4G domain-containing protein isoform X4: MGEPSREEYKIQSFDAETQQLLKTALKDPGAVDLEKVANVIVDHSLQDCVFSKEAGRMCYAIIQVNNMPMMALVNPVYDCLFRLAQPDSLSKEEEVDCLVLQLHRVGEQLEKMNGQRMDELFVLIRDGFLLPTGLSSLAQLLLLEIIEFRAAGWKTTPAAHKYYYSEVSD, encoded by the exons ATGGGAGAGCCCAGTAGAGAGGAGTATAAAATCCAGTCCTTTGATGCAGAGACCCAGCAGCTGCTGAAGACAGCACTCAAAG ATCCGGGTGCTGTGGACTTGGAGAAAGTGGCCAATGTCATTGTGGACCATTCTCTGCAGGACTGTGTGTTCAGCAAGGAAGCAGGACGCATGTGCTACGCCATCATTCAG GTGAACAACATGCCCATGATGGCCCTGGTGAACCCTGTCTATGACTGCCTCTTCCGGCTGGCCCAGCCAGACAGTTTGagcaaggaggaggag GTGGACTGTTTGGTGCTACAGCTGCACCGGGTCGGGGAGCAGCTGGAGAAAATGAATGGGCAGCGCATGGATGAGCTCTTTGTGCTGATCCGGGATGGCTTCCTGCTCCCAACTGGCCTCAGCTCCCTGGCCCAGCTGTTGCTGCTGGAGATCATTGAGTTCCGGGCGGCCGGCTGGAAGACGACGCCAGCTGCTCACAAGTATTATTACAGCGAAGTCTCTGACTAG